A window of Ignavibacterium sp. contains these coding sequences:
- a CDS encoding M28 family peptidase, producing MKSFFLKLLLLLFILCSKNFSQETVDYFRAFESINGDSILKHLQFLASDELEGRGLGSRGIKLAANYLAEKFNEYDLKKIPSTDSYFQEIPFIGSRTLSSSEFNFYIDDKVISLKYSDDYFLYKSGQQTFIPLPTELVFVGYGIVAPEFDYNDYQAVDITGKIAVFLDSEPLSNDPEFFNGNEITYYSFAEVKRQTALQRGAAGTILIPFEKYSGWENVTKDFAKEDIRLAYDLTSNFSVIINPAIAKLIFNGSQYSFDDIIEMHQKHQLKSFPLKTKISFRGNFKERAFVGKNIIGILPGSDDKLKDSYLIISAHYDHLGIGSPIQNDSIYNGALDNAIGVSVLIELARAFSSLNTKPKRTIIFIALTGEESGLLGSIYYTDNPVFPLYKTIANVNIDGIAFFRDFESVIGVGSEYSSLKNNLSETAERYQISVEKIPEEFEQLTSFTNSDQYTFASVGVPSILVLEGLQNRTKSREEVLQSFIEYFELRYHTPKDDLNQFIDEVAAERHTKILFDLCYHIANSVDEPKWKSDSPFLKARLRSIAEKK from the coding sequence ATGAAAAGTTTTTTCCTAAAATTATTATTACTTCTATTCATTCTCTGCTCAAAGAATTTTTCTCAGGAAACAGTTGATTATTTCAGAGCATTCGAATCAATAAATGGGGATTCTATTCTGAAACATCTTCAATTCTTAGCTAGCGATGAACTTGAAGGAAGGGGTTTAGGTAGCAGGGGAATTAAACTTGCCGCAAATTATTTAGCTGAAAAATTCAATGAGTATGATTTAAAAAAAATTCCGTCTACAGATAGTTATTTTCAGGAAATACCTTTTATTGGAAGCAGAACACTTTCTTCATCCGAATTTAATTTTTACATCGACGATAAGGTTATTTCACTTAAATATTCGGATGATTATTTTCTATATAAATCCGGTCAACAAACTTTTATACCATTACCAACTGAATTAGTTTTTGTTGGTTATGGAATCGTTGCTCCTGAATTTGATTATAATGATTATCAGGCAGTTGATATAACAGGAAAGATTGCAGTATTTCTGGATAGTGAACCGTTATCTAATGATCCTGAGTTCTTTAACGGAAATGAAATTACTTATTACAGTTTTGCTGAGGTTAAAAGACAGACTGCTTTACAAAGAGGAGCAGCAGGAACAATCTTAATTCCGTTTGAGAAATATTCAGGTTGGGAAAATGTGACAAAAGATTTTGCAAAAGAAGATATAAGACTTGCGTATGACCTAACCAGTAATTTTAGTGTCATAATAAATCCTGCAATTGCGAAATTAATTTTTAATGGTTCTCAATATTCATTTGATGATATAATTGAGATGCATCAGAAACATCAGTTGAAATCATTTCCACTTAAAACTAAAATTAGTTTCAGAGGCAACTTTAAAGAGAGAGCTTTTGTAGGTAAAAATATCATTGGAATTTTACCAGGAAGTGATGACAAACTTAAAGATTCATACCTGATTATTTCAGCTCACTATGATCATTTAGGAATTGGCTCTCCAATACAAAATGATTCGATATACAATGGTGCTTTGGATAATGCTATTGGAGTTTCGGTTCTGATTGAACTTGCAAGAGCTTTCTCATCATTAAATACAAAGCCAAAGCGAACCATTATTTTTATTGCTTTAACCGGTGAAGAAAGTGGATTACTTGGTTCTATCTATTACACTGATAATCCGGTTTTCCCATTATACAAAACAATTGCAAATGTGAACATTGACGGGATTGCATTCTTCAGAGATTTTGAAAGTGTGATAGGAGTGGGTTCAGAATACTCATCACTTAAAAATAATTTAAGTGAAACAGCAGAACGTTATCAGATAAGTGTAGAAAAAATTCCTGAGGAGTTTGAGCAGTTAACCTCTTTCACAAACAGCGATCAATATACATTCGCATCAGTTGGAGTACCTTCAATACTTGTGCTTGAGGGTTTGCAGAATAGAACGAAATCAAGAGAAGAAGTATTGCAATCGTTTATTGAATATTTTGAATTAAGATATCACACACCTAAAGATGATTTGAATCAATTTATTGATGAAGTCGCTGCTGAGCGGCACACAAAAATACTTTTTGATTTATGTTATCATATTGCAAACTCAGTTGATGAACCTAAATGGAAATCTGACTCTCCGTTTTTAAAAGCAAGATTAAGAAGTATTGCAGAGAAAAAATAA
- a CDS encoding phosphate ABC transporter substrate-binding protein, translated as MSKNIITLLVFSLLFSFCSFKPSGENVITISGSDTMYELNEKLAKEFMIDNPGISVYVKGGGTRLGISDLIKNRTDICASSRNLQPEESKLLVEYYGSLALVYLIAKDGLSIYVNPNNIVNDLTVDQIKKIFTGKIKNWKEVGGKDTVIIPVLRNPNSGTYLYFKEHVLDDEEYTKNGLTLPTTKEIIKFISENDNAIGYGGVGYKEGIVQIRVEGVFPVEENIRNDSYPITRYLHFFVSETPSGNVKKFIDWTLSPKGQSVIRKAGFIPLWDYSL; from the coding sequence ATGAGTAAAAATATCATCACGCTTTTAGTTTTTTCTTTATTGTTCAGTTTTTGTTCATTTAAACCAAGCGGTGAAAATGTAATAACAATCTCCGGTTCAGATACGATGTATGAACTGAATGAAAAGTTAGCTAAGGAATTTATGATTGATAATCCCGGAATATCGGTTTATGTGAAAGGCGGTGGAACAAGATTAGGTATTTCAGACTTAATTAAGAACAGAACTGATATTTGTGCTTCATCCCGTAATTTACAACCTGAAGAATCAAAATTGTTAGTTGAATACTATGGCTCGCTTGCATTAGTATATCTTATAGCAAAAGATGGATTGAGCATTTATGTAAATCCAAATAATATCGTGAATGACTTAACTGTTGATCAAATAAAAAAGATTTTTACCGGGAAAATTAAGAACTGGAAAGAAGTTGGTGGAAAGGATACTGTGATTATTCCTGTTCTGCGAAATCCAAATTCCGGTACTTACCTCTACTTCAAAGAACATGTGCTTGATGATGAAGAATATACCAAGAACGGATTAACACTCCCAACAACAAAAGAAATAATTAAATTTATTTCCGAGAATGATAATGCAATTGGTTATGGTGGTGTAGGTTATAAAGAGGGGATAGTGCAGATAAGGGTTGAAGGTGTTTTTCCTGTTGAAGAAAACATTCGTAATGACTCATACCCAATCACAAGATATCTTCATTTTTTTGTCTCCGAAACTCCATCAGGAAATGTAAAAAAGTTTATTGACTGGACGCTTTCACCAAAAGGGCAGAGCGTCATCAGAAAAGCAGGATTTATTCCGCTTTGGGATTACTCACTTTAG